In the genome of Neodiprion pinetum isolate iyNeoPine1 chromosome 2, iyNeoPine1.2, whole genome shotgun sequence, one region contains:
- the LOC124213437 gene encoding acyl-coenzyme A thioesterase 9, mitochondrial-like isoform X2, which translates to MALSVLLKNTLRQPLLLRKTLTSFHRFLLEERKTDISGHEAIDGTMSDVRKNLMKLMGIKVGYSPLQPSREHLLKLLPASQDELPPRSMQDSFSAAILPLSSDLVLQEKYVAFLGSVRLGRLMEDMDLFAVWIASKHLLNPKMKEGDILPHVLVTALVDKVDFTDYIPKATGDIRLSGHVSWVGNSTMEVVVWLEQKDQNNWHKLTRALFLMAARNSLNTRSAFVNKLVPASEHEMQILQGGEARKRRRQEVQTQSLIKMVPTVEEQQIIHDVFIKTIDVKHYLSSRRTLPPGSVWMESSEISNLIYSHPEDRNYHNKVFGGFLMRHALELSWSSALFFGKQRPRLMHISDIVFHQPVDVSSIIKMFSNVVYTEHNLMQIAVYAEVYSPDNDAVVTTNEFHYTYQINDKCKVVLPRTYHEAMQYLNGRRNFQRVMGLSREK; encoded by the exons ATGGCGTTAAGtgtattgttgaaaaatactcTCCGTCAACCATTATTATT AAGGAAAACACTGACGAGTTTTCACCGGTTCTTATTAGAGGAAAGGAAAACAGACATTAGTGGACATGAGGCAATCGATGGAACGATGTCAGATG TGAGAAAGAATCTCATGAAACTGATGGGAATAAAAGTTGGCTATTCACCATTGCAACCATCGCGTGAACACTTGCTGAAACTTTTACCAGCGTCGCAGGATGAACTACCGCCACGATCAATGCAAGACAGTTTTTCAGCTGCTATTTTACCATTGAGTTCTGATCTAGTATTGCAAGAAAAGTATGTTGCATTTTTGGGGAGTGTTCGATTAGGGAGGCTCATGGAAGATATGGACCTGTTTGCAG TTTGGATTGCCAGCAAGCACTTGCTAAATCCAAAGATGAAAGAAGGGGATATTCTACCTCATGTATTGGTCACTGCTCTAGTAGACAAAGTTGACTTTACAGACTATATTCCTAAG GCAACTGGAGACATTCGACTTTCTGGTCACGTTTCATGGGTAGGCAATTCAACGATGGAAGTTGTAGTCTGGCTGGAGCAAAAGGATCAAAATAATTGGCACAAATTGACTCGTGCCTTATTTTTAATGGCTGCAAGAAATTCTCTAAACACACGTTCAGCGTTTGTCAACAAATTGGTCCCCGCGTCCGAGCATGAAATGCAAATACTCCAAGGTGGTGAAG CAAGGAAAAGACGAAGACAAGAAGTTCAAACGCAGTCATTGATAAAAATGGTCCCTACAGTTGAGGAACAACAAATTATTCACGATGTTTTCATCAAAACGATAGATGTAAAACATTATTTGAGCAGTAGACGAACTTTACCTCCAGGCTCAGTTTGGATGGAATCTTCGGAAATAAGCAATTTGATTTACAGTCACCCAGAAGATAGAAATTATCACAACAAG GTATTTGGAGGATTTCTAATGCGACATGCGCTCGAACTTAGTTGGTCATCAGCATTGTTTTTCGGCAAACAAAGGCCACGACTGATGCACATCAGTGACATTGTCTTTCATCAGCCTGTCGACGTCAGTTCTATCATCAAAATGTTTTCTAAC GTCGTATATACTGAGCACAACCTGATGCAGATAGCTGTATATGCCGAGGTTTATTCACCCGATAACGACGCAGTTGTTACCACAAACGAGTTTCATTACACGTATCAGATAAATGATAAATGTAAAGTTGTCCTTCCAAGAACTTACCACG AGGCAATGCAATATTTGAATGGCCGGCGAAACTTCCAACGTGTAATGGGACTATCACGGGAAAAATAG
- the LOC124213436 gene encoding probable RNA-binding protein CG14230 isoform X2 has product MDKNHRLYLRNLSSSVTKNVIEERFKNYGAVTNIEIKEKANALGNNGKFAFVNIVTSDRKLNDCFQDLKNLTIDGCQIRMEMAKESFLARLQRERESSKMALPENIQVPKHVIEPINIVPLVKPEVVRRPSRKFFNIDDQEVSNFDITHKSIPEKVVDSQPKAIMQHEFVVQKKINVSDEKRLKSLEEKKKAFKIKENLIRQALNSVDQKSVATRKFFSDDLESLNETSVEHKKKKRLFNDDDEDEGDGEILENGEFKISKNINKKLQTLQQNYGNDKRFTLDDRFVEVEDNVEVNNADSLSGLNGERDWQLDILQSVLGKPMRSSRIDETADKRKKGMIRYDPMKNEHAECKTPIVKSRNPKKMNKADKVLNENFDDQQKHPELSKDTFYNVSENFADTLKQDEQFSLLKTFRAAKSGTDEEIYEEREHRFNFSTKNPFKYDSSADEGENYEDEINNKSIEKSEAKSNWNDRLFFNDNDIRFEDAQKFFGKQAEKNTDFSTLRRELKQIVRSKIQNNLRKKVTWKKKKINKS; this is encoded by the exons ATGGATAAGAATCATCGACTGTATTTGAGGAATCTTTCCTCAAGTGTGACTAAAAATGTTATAGAGGAACGGTTCAAAAATTATGGAGCCGTTACAAACATTGAGATAAAAGAAAAGGCCAATGCTTTAGgaaacaatggaaaatttgCTTTTGTCAATATCGTTACTTCCGATAGAAAGTTGAATGATT GTTTTCAAGACCTCAAAAATCTCACTATCGACGGTTGCCAGATTCGCATGGAAATGGCCAAAGAGAGCTTTTTAGCTCGATTACAGAGAGAAAGGGAGTCCAGCAAAATGGCTTTACCAGAAAATATTCAGGTTCCGAAACATGTTATTGAACCTATTAACATCGTGCCATTAG TAAAGCCAGAGGTTGTCCGTCGCCCCAGCAGAAAGTTCTTCAATATTGATGATCAGGAAGTTTCCAACTTTGACATCACTCACAAATCTATTCCAGAAAAAGTTGTAGATAGTCAACCAAAAGCAATCATGCAACACGAATTTGtagtacagaaaaaaataaacgtatcAGATGAAAAACGTTTAAAATCcctagaagaaaaaaaaaaggctttCAAAATTAAGGAAAATCTTATTCGACAAGCACTGAATTCTGTG gATCAAAAATCAGTTGctacaagaaaatttttttctgacgaTTTGGAAAGTTTGAATGAAACCAGTGTAgaacacaaaaaaaagaaacgtttattcaacgatgatgatgaggaTGAAGGAGATggtgaaattttggaaaacggtgaattcaaaatttcgaaaaatatcaacaaaaaG cttcaAACCCTGCAACAAAATTATGGAAATGATAAACGATTTACTCTAGATGATCGTTTTGTTGAGGTTGAGGATAATGTTGAAGTAAACAACGCAGATTCTTTGTCTGGGCTTAATGGAGAAAGAGACTGGCAATTAGATATTTTGCAAAGTGTTCTAGGGAAACCCATGAGAAGTTCAAGAATTGATGAGACTGCTGATAAAAG aaagaaGGGTATGATCAGATATGATCCAATGAAAAATGAGCATGCTGAGTGTAAAACTCCAATTGTAAAAAGTCGTAATCCCAAGAAAATGAACAAAGCAGACAAAGTTCTGAATGAGAATTTTGACGACCAACAGAAACATCCTGAATTGTCTAAAGACACTTTTTATAATGTGTCTGAAAATTTTGCGGACACACTGAAGCAAGATGAACAGTTTAGCTTGCTGAAAACTTTCCGCGCAGCAAAATCAGGCACAG ATGAAGAAATATACGAAGAACGGGAACACAGGTTCAACTTTAGCACGAAAAATCCATTCAAGTATGATTCGTCGGCTGACGAAGGCGAAAATTATGAGGATGAAATTAACAATAAAAGCATTGAGAAAAGTGAAGCGAAAAGCAATTGGAACgatagattattttttaacgacaaTGATATTCGCTTTGAGG AtgcacaaaaatttttcggtaaacaagctgaaaaaaatactgactTTTCAACTCTTCGAAGAGAACTAAAACAGATCGTACGATCAAAGATTCAAAATAATCTCCGGAAAAAAgttacgtggaagaaaaaaaagattaacaAGTCGTAA
- the LOC124213437 gene encoding acyl-coenzyme A thioesterase 9, mitochondrial-like isoform X1 codes for MALSVLLKNTLRQPLLLRKTLTSFHRFLLEERKTDISGHEAIDGTMSDVRKNLMKLMGIKVGYSPLQPSREHLLKLLPASQDELPPRSMQDSFSAAILPLSSDLVLQEKYVAFLGSVRLGRLMEDMDLFAVWIASKHLLNPKMKEGDILPHVLVTALVDKVDFTDYIPKATGDIRLSGHVSWVGNSTMEVVVWLEQKDQNNWHKLTRALFLMAARNSLNTRSAFVNKLVPASEHEMQILQGGEARKRRRQEVQTQSLIKMVPTVEEQQIIHDVFIKTIDVKHYLSSRRTLPPGSVWMESSEISNLIYSHPEDRNYHNKVFGGFLMRHALELSWSSALFFGKQRPRLMHISDIVFHQPVDVSSIIKMFSNVVYTEHNLMQIAVYAEVYSPDNDAVVTTNEFHYTYQINDKCKVVLPRTYHGKFQTINRYSFLDLLLYVKRNKLIIFIKFTIIFQRQCNI; via the exons ATGGCGTTAAGtgtattgttgaaaaatactcTCCGTCAACCATTATTATT AAGGAAAACACTGACGAGTTTTCACCGGTTCTTATTAGAGGAAAGGAAAACAGACATTAGTGGACATGAGGCAATCGATGGAACGATGTCAGATG TGAGAAAGAATCTCATGAAACTGATGGGAATAAAAGTTGGCTATTCACCATTGCAACCATCGCGTGAACACTTGCTGAAACTTTTACCAGCGTCGCAGGATGAACTACCGCCACGATCAATGCAAGACAGTTTTTCAGCTGCTATTTTACCATTGAGTTCTGATCTAGTATTGCAAGAAAAGTATGTTGCATTTTTGGGGAGTGTTCGATTAGGGAGGCTCATGGAAGATATGGACCTGTTTGCAG TTTGGATTGCCAGCAAGCACTTGCTAAATCCAAAGATGAAAGAAGGGGATATTCTACCTCATGTATTGGTCACTGCTCTAGTAGACAAAGTTGACTTTACAGACTATATTCCTAAG GCAACTGGAGACATTCGACTTTCTGGTCACGTTTCATGGGTAGGCAATTCAACGATGGAAGTTGTAGTCTGGCTGGAGCAAAAGGATCAAAATAATTGGCACAAATTGACTCGTGCCTTATTTTTAATGGCTGCAAGAAATTCTCTAAACACACGTTCAGCGTTTGTCAACAAATTGGTCCCCGCGTCCGAGCATGAAATGCAAATACTCCAAGGTGGTGAAG CAAGGAAAAGACGAAGACAAGAAGTTCAAACGCAGTCATTGATAAAAATGGTCCCTACAGTTGAGGAACAACAAATTATTCACGATGTTTTCATCAAAACGATAGATGTAAAACATTATTTGAGCAGTAGACGAACTTTACCTCCAGGCTCAGTTTGGATGGAATCTTCGGAAATAAGCAATTTGATTTACAGTCACCCAGAAGATAGAAATTATCACAACAAG GTATTTGGAGGATTTCTAATGCGACATGCGCTCGAACTTAGTTGGTCATCAGCATTGTTTTTCGGCAAACAAAGGCCACGACTGATGCACATCAGTGACATTGTCTTTCATCAGCCTGTCGACGTCAGTTCTATCATCAAAATGTTTTCTAAC GTCGTATATACTGAGCACAACCTGATGCAGATAGCTGTATATGCCGAGGTTTATTCACCCGATAACGACGCAGTTGTTACCACAAACGAGTTTCATTACACGTATCAGATAAATGATAAATGTAAAGTTGTCCTTCCAAGAACTTACCACGGTAAGTTTCaaacgattaatcgatatTCCTTTTTGGATCTTCTTCTGTACGTCAAAAGGAATAAActcataatatttattaaatttactATCATTTTCCAGAGGCAATGCAATATTTGA
- the LOC124213436 gene encoding probable RNA-binding protein CG14230 isoform X1 — protein sequence MDKNHRLYLRNLSSSVTKNVIEERFKNYGAVTNIEIKEKANALGNNGKFAFVNIVTSDRKLNDCFQDLKNLTIDGCQIRMEMAKESFLARLQRERESSKMALPENIQVPKHVIEPINIVPLVKPEVVRRPSRKFFNIDDQEVSNFDITHKSIPEKVVDSQPKAIMQHEFVVQKKINVSDEKRLKSLEEKKKAFKIKENLIRQALNSVDQKSVATRKFFSDDLESLNETSVEHKKKKRLFNDDDEDEGDGEILENGEFKISKNINKKLQTLQQNYGNDKRFTLDDRFVEVEDNVEVNNADSLSGLNGERDWQLDILQSVLGKPMRSSRIDETADKRKKGMIRYDPMKNEHAECKTPIVKSRNPKKMNKADKVLNENFDDQQKHPELSKDTFYNVSENFADTLKQDEQFSLLKTFRAAKSGTDDPIDEEIYEEREHRFNFSTKNPFKYDSSADEGENYEDEINNKSIEKSEAKSNWNDRLFFNDNDIRFEDAQKFFGKQAEKNTDFSTLRRELKQIVRSKIQNNLRKKVTWKKKKINKS from the exons ATGGATAAGAATCATCGACTGTATTTGAGGAATCTTTCCTCAAGTGTGACTAAAAATGTTATAGAGGAACGGTTCAAAAATTATGGAGCCGTTACAAACATTGAGATAAAAGAAAAGGCCAATGCTTTAGgaaacaatggaaaatttgCTTTTGTCAATATCGTTACTTCCGATAGAAAGTTGAATGATT GTTTTCAAGACCTCAAAAATCTCACTATCGACGGTTGCCAGATTCGCATGGAAATGGCCAAAGAGAGCTTTTTAGCTCGATTACAGAGAGAAAGGGAGTCCAGCAAAATGGCTTTACCAGAAAATATTCAGGTTCCGAAACATGTTATTGAACCTATTAACATCGTGCCATTAG TAAAGCCAGAGGTTGTCCGTCGCCCCAGCAGAAAGTTCTTCAATATTGATGATCAGGAAGTTTCCAACTTTGACATCACTCACAAATCTATTCCAGAAAAAGTTGTAGATAGTCAACCAAAAGCAATCATGCAACACGAATTTGtagtacagaaaaaaataaacgtatcAGATGAAAAACGTTTAAAATCcctagaagaaaaaaaaaaggctttCAAAATTAAGGAAAATCTTATTCGACAAGCACTGAATTCTGTG gATCAAAAATCAGTTGctacaagaaaatttttttctgacgaTTTGGAAAGTTTGAATGAAACCAGTGTAgaacacaaaaaaaagaaacgtttattcaacgatgatgatgaggaTGAAGGAGATggtgaaattttggaaaacggtgaattcaaaatttcgaaaaatatcaacaaaaaG cttcaAACCCTGCAACAAAATTATGGAAATGATAAACGATTTACTCTAGATGATCGTTTTGTTGAGGTTGAGGATAATGTTGAAGTAAACAACGCAGATTCTTTGTCTGGGCTTAATGGAGAAAGAGACTGGCAATTAGATATTTTGCAAAGTGTTCTAGGGAAACCCATGAGAAGTTCAAGAATTGATGAGACTGCTGATAAAAG aaagaaGGGTATGATCAGATATGATCCAATGAAAAATGAGCATGCTGAGTGTAAAACTCCAATTGTAAAAAGTCGTAATCCCAAGAAAATGAACAAAGCAGACAAAGTTCTGAATGAGAATTTTGACGACCAACAGAAACATCCTGAATTGTCTAAAGACACTTTTTATAATGTGTCTGAAAATTTTGCGGACACACTGAAGCAAGATGAACAGTTTAGCTTGCTGAAAACTTTCCGCGCAGCAAAATCAGGCACAG ACGATCCTATAGATGAAGAAATATACGAAGAACGGGAACACAGGTTCAACTTTAGCACGAAAAATCCATTCAAGTATGATTCGTCGGCTGACGAAGGCGAAAATTATGAGGATGAAATTAACAATAAAAGCATTGAGAAAAGTGAAGCGAAAAGCAATTGGAACgatagattattttttaacgacaaTGATATTCGCTTTGAGG AtgcacaaaaatttttcggtaaacaagctgaaaaaaatactgactTTTCAACTCTTCGAAGAGAACTAAAACAGATCGTACGATCAAAGATTCAAAATAATCTCCGGAAAAAAgttacgtggaagaaaaaaaagattaacaAGTCGTAA
- the LOC124213438 gene encoding B2 protein-like translates to MKNFAYIIILASLATAINGKAVPKALAVLTKGLHRECASETKVPEAVITKGQNGEFSDQPEFKCYLKCLLAKLDLISESSEVDYDGMIRMLSPDIKETGTKMINDCRGTTGMDSCDTAYNLNTCLYNSNPVEYFLV, encoded by the exons ATGAAAAACTTCgcttacataattattttagccTCATTGGCAACTGCGATCAACGGCAAA GCAGTTCCTAAGGCTTTGGCTGTGCTTACGAAAGGCTTGCACAGAGAGTGCGCCTCCGAGACAAAAGTTCCAGAAG CTGTGATTACTAAGGGACAAAACGGAGAATTCTCTGACCAACCGGAGTTCAAGTGCTATCTGAAATGCTTGTTGGCAAAATTAGATTTG ATATCAGAATCCAGCGAAGTAGATTACGACGGAATGATAAGGATGCTTTCACCAGATATTAAGGAAACTGGCACTAAAATGATCAACGATTGCCGCGGTACAA cCGGAATGGACAGCTGCGACACTGCTTATAATCTGAACACTTGCTTGTACAACTCAAATCCAGTG gaATACTTTCTCGTATAG
- the LOC124211718 gene encoding titin homolog: MSASAVKSSMQGASMQATPSSTHSIIPMNMMAQKVVTSTNTGSEANLVKPLPTATLSYANLQPPPSQPLSLVQDHKPLPQPTLPLRISEKEQADAEKTILNGTEPQKSVISEESDSVKKQSEANQQNNNLNTENAPQSTPQPCPDPIPESAVTSSDMPSEQESPLVKVEETKTSLRNGSKELEDTPSSNTPVQSKTTIEGGTETHQRSSSVVPPQGSKATPELPVITHSPPKADLQLETLHRNRKRKPRELKDLNSSALASDAHGKPKRNRIRTQPYQSPLPELALIVKTLNKSPSSKAADDKLIVFYKNEFLAVRNAEGSFYVCQAMQNIYKSSRRIRIRWLSQDKNNGEIYSPDFYDFTEFDCILTNLNLNKVDKNKYQLTKMELLRTENILKRAIDVEAGLSEKPRVTEEHPDGLDLSLFRDESQLKTTKKGSKLKRRTKYSSKAESTDTEDNPEDEEDEKVPAKQPIAAKKLTVPKVAAVAKTVSKGGSNNRAERAATRSSRTALPTTIATAALSANKKRLDDKKPETKKIAAKSEINNLNTLPRKQPKSCTTASNVAGTISSLNTLGRPKRAGSSTIGIASASTTSEPSARKKPRSRA, encoded by the exons ATGAGTGCTTCGGCAGTAAAATCCTCGATGCAAGGAGCGTCAATGCAGGCAACGCCATCGTCGACACATTCCATCATCCCAATGAACATGATGGCGCAAAAAGTGGTAACCAGTACCAACACGGGGTCTGAGGCGAATCTGGTAAAGCCGCTGCCAACCGCCACGCTAAGCTATGCAAACCTGCAGCCACCACCAAGCCAGCCACTGAGCTTGGTTCAGGATCACAAACCTTTGCCTCAACCGACTCTGCCTCTTCGCATAAGTGAAAAGGAACAGGCAGACGCAGAAAAGACTATCCTGAATGGCACAGAGCCACAGAAATCTGTAATTTCTGAAGAGAGTGACTCTGTCAAAAAACAAAGTGAAGCGAACCAGCAAAACAATAATCTGAACACCGAAAATGCACCGCAGTCTACGCCACAACCGTGTCCAGACCCTATTCCTGAATCTGCGGTAACGTCCAGCGACATGCCAA GTGAACAAGAGAGTCCACTGGTTAAGGTTGAAGAGACGAAGACGAGTTTGCGGAATGGTTCGAAAGAGCTCGAAGACACGCCAAGTAGTAACACACCTGTACAATCAAAAACAACCATCGAAGGTGGCACAGAAACCCATCAGCGGTCGAGTAGCGTAGTTCCACCACAAGGTTCTAAGGCAACGCCAGAACTTCCAGTCATTACGCACAGCCCACCAAAGGCAGATTTGCAACTTGAGACACTGCACAGAAATAGGAAAAGAAAACCTCGGGAACTTAAAGACCTCAATAGTTCTGCGCTAGCCTCGGATGCTCATGGAAAACCTAAGAGAAATCGCATCAGAACTCAGCCTTATCAAAGTCCACTACCAGAATTGGCCCTGATTGTTAAAACGCTCAACAAATCTCCTAGTTCGAAAGCTGCAGACGACAAACTTATTGTGTTTTATAA AAATGAATTTCTGGCTGTTAGGAATGCCGAAGGTAGCTTCTATGTTTGTCAAGCGATGCAAAATATCTATAAATCGAGCCGGCGGATTCGCATTCGTTGGTTATCGCAAGACAAAAATAACGGAGAGATTTACTCTCcagatttttatgattttacaG AATTCGATTGTATATTAACAAACctgaatttgaataaagtagataagaataaatatcaattaaCTAAAATGGAACTATTACGAACGGAGAACATATTGAAGCGAGCCATAGATGTTGAGGCCGGTCTTTCCGAGAAGCCCAGAGTCACAGAGGAACACCCAGATGGAT tggATCTGTCTCTCTTCAGAGACGAATCGCAGctaaaaacaacgaaaaaagGAAGCAAATTAAAACGTCGAACAAAGTATTCATCCAAAGCAGAGTCTACAGATACCGAAGATAATCCcgaagatgaagaagacgaAAAAGTGCCTGCAAAACAACCCATAGCAgcgaaaaaattaacggtCCCAAAAGTGGCGGCGGTTGCTAAAACGGTTAGTAAAGGAGGGTCAAACAACAGAGCGGAGCGCGCGGCAACTCGCAGTTCGCGAACCGCATTACCAACGACCATTGCGACCGCCGCCTTAAGTGCCAATAAAAAGAGACTTGATGACAAAAAAccggaaacaaaaaaaattgcagctAAATCCGAAATTAATAACTTGAATACATTGCCTAGGAAGCAGCCCAAGTCCTGCA CTACAGCTTCAAACGTTGCTGGGACCATATCTTCGTTGAATACATTGGGCCGTCCGAAACGTGCCGGATCCAGTACTATTGGCATCGCATCGGCGTCGACTACTAGTGAACCATCGGCACGCAAGAAGCCGCGTAGTCGAGCATAA